DNA from Drosophila busckii strain San Diego stock center, stock number 13000-0081.31 chromosome 2R, ASM1175060v1, whole genome shotgun sequence:
AGTTTGCCatctaataaaaaataaataatgataagTAATTACAAACATTGATAATTggattatatttatatgatgtGGTCAAGCGCGTTAAGATTAACTTTTCGATTAGTTGCTGTTGACAAGTTGATAACAATTTGAAGTAAATtcgaaaatacaaataattaagcaatttcGAGTGTTCGCagtatttttaaactatttgatgttgcatacaatattttcaatgttgtagacaaatgcaaatattccAAACTTAATCTTCAGCagagcaaaaagtttgcttgctgttaaaaaaaacaacttaaaaaatttgtatactaATTTTCGGATTTCTCATACTAAATGCATGTCGCATTAATTTTggatgaataaataataaaataaataatgattaataaTATCAATCATTGTTAGTTggattatatttataaatatatgtaaagaTTAACTTTTCGATTAATTTCTGTTACTATCAGTAAAAAGttgataacaaaaaaaaaattattaagaaaagtatttagaattaaatttaaaataagtacTTTATACTttctgttaaatttaattttaaatacttttcttaataattttttttttgttgtcgactgtttatagttattttaaataaataaataaataaattctgaaCTAATCAAGCAAATTTCCATTAGTCGCAATATTTTTCAACTATTTgatattgtttaaaatataaggAATTTTTGTAGATTAACTAATCTAAAGTTTggaatatttgtatttgtttttcaagAAATTTTCCAACAGTTAGTAAAACTTTGCTTAGTAAATTACTAATTGTTGATTATAAAAACTTTAGCTTACGAAGAGCAAAAAGTTTGTTcgttgtttaaaatatttttatgtgaaGTTTAATCTGTGATTAAATATCAATTAGAAATTCTAATATTCAATTGCTTAGCAATTTCTGTGTGCGACTTGGACTCACCCAGTACAACATCCTCTGTTATTTTGCGCCCGATATTGGGCACTGGTGGATATAGACGCAGCGACTCCTTAATGACACACTCCAGATACTTGAGCTCGCCCAGCAGGCGCATGTCGACGGGTCTGCTCTTGTCCGTGCCAATGACTGCTTTGATTTCCTCAAATGCCAACTGCTGCACGCGCTCATGTCTGGCCAGCaaatataacgtatacgcaatggcGCTCGTTGTGGTATCGTGACCTTCGAACATAAATGTGTCCACCTCCTCACGTATGTCCTCGTTGCTCAGCGGCTGACCATCGATGCTGGACTGCAGCAGAACATCCAGCAGCGCCAACTTGCGCTTGCTGCCCACATCATCATCCGCATCAGGGTGAGCGCTTGAGCGATTTAAAGAGCTTGTAAGTGTTTCGCGTCGCTCGCGTATAACTTTGTCGGTAAAGTCATGCATGGACTTGATGTGATGATTCAATGTGGCAAAGAGCTTGGGATAGAAAACGCGCATGGTGCAATCAAAACGCTGCAGCGGATTCATAAAGCGTTCGGCCATCATATTGGAGACGCTGCAAAGTGAATGAAAGTGAGCGAAAGTTGGAAGCGAAAGTTGCACTTACATTTTAACCGACTGCACATAGGGAAACTCCGGGGAACGCTGCGCATTGATTTTAACACCCATTGAGGTCTCAGCTATAATATCCAAGGCGGTTAGACAAGCGACTGGAAACATATTGATGACAGTGGCGCCATCGGCTTGTGCATAAAGCTGCTCAACCATCACAGCGCTTTGCTGATCGAAAACCTCAACAAATTGTTCGAgtattttgaaatgaaaagtgGGTGTAATAATTTTGCGACGTCTAAACCATTTTTTGCCAGTGCTAAGCAGCAAACCATTGCCCAGCCAGCCCTGCAGCAAAGTGTAGAGACTATTT
Protein-coding regions in this window:
- the LOC108594985 gene encoding probable cytochrome P450 4d14, with protein sequence MFIEIILILLALLLLWDHLKMRKPYRMLEAAGMRGPKKLPLIANAGLLIGESAATMMDVEFKLIEQFGRNVRFGIFHEFGFLTADARMIEAILSSQQTISKNSLYTLLQGWLGNGLLLSTGKKWFRRRKIITPTFHFKILEQFVEVFDQQSAVMVEQLYAQADGATVINMFPVACLTALDIIAETSMGVKINAQRSPEFPYVQSVKIVSNMMAERFMNPLQRFDCTMRVFYPKLFATLNHHIKSMHDFTDKVIRERRETLTSSLNRSSAHPDADDDVGSKRKLALLDVLLQSSIDGQPLSNEDIREEVDTFMFEGHDTTTSAIAYTLYLLARHERVQQLAFEEIKAVIGTDKSRPVDMRLLGELKYLECVIKESLRLYPPVPNIGRKITEDVVLDGKLIPANTNVTLLTYQAQRDPKYFPDPEAFKPERFSPDYEGNIDVFAYTPFSAGPRNCIGQKFAMLEVKSTLSKMLRHFELLPLGKPVQPIMNLILRSTTGINVGLKPRVY